A genomic region of Antennarius striatus isolate MH-2024 chromosome 16, ASM4005453v1, whole genome shotgun sequence contains the following coding sequences:
- the sdk2a gene encoding protein sidekick-2 isoform X2 → MYPARRRGMRTGGSVVAVSSERTGQVGQVWVSYWILLSTTYILSAQAQVDDVPPYFKMEPPQTQVHLEGNRLVLTCMAEGSWPLEFKWIYNGTELTRFSLEYRYLIPSLDRVHAGRYRCIVRNRVGAIMQCSTEVQVAYMGGFVESERTQIVSQGEGALIQAPRIHSFPRPQITWFRDGRKIPSSSRIAITLENTLVILSTVAPDAGRYYAQAVNDKNGENKTSQPVTLTVENIGGPADPIAPSIIVPPKNTSVTMGRNEAIMECVANARPLVKMSITWRKDGVVVNTGIRDFGRRLVISLPTVGHSGYYECEASLRSSSVPSVTAGAFLHVLEYPLFVKEPPSHISAEMEKVVDIPCQARGTPQPDIVWYKDAVPISPIKIPRYRVLVGGSLQINGLLPDDTGMFQCFASNLAGEIQTNTYLAVTSIAPNITAGPSDSAVIDGMSVILNCETSGAPRPAITWQKGERVLASGSVQLPRFTLLESGSLLISPSHLSDAGTYTCMASNSRGIDEASADLLVWARTRITKPPQDQSVIKGTKAVMTCGVTHDSSVTIRYIWEKSGSVIDVSTSPRLRLDPDGTLHISQTWSGDIGTYTCRVTSVGGNDSRSAHLRVRQLPHAPENPVSALSTTEKRTINLTWAQAFDGNSPLIRYILEVSENNAPWTVLLANIEPESTGVTVGGLIPARSYQFRLCAVNDVGRGQFSKETDRLTLPEEPPSAPPQTVIASGRTNQSIMIQWQPPPENHQNGPLQGYMIRYCLSGLPVDCQMKNITSQDQTSLLLEDLIIWTNYEIEVAAYNGAGRGTYSHKVTEWTLQGVPTVPPGNVKAEPVNSTTVRFTWSAPSPQFINGINQGYKLLAWEPGHANKVTVVTVRPNFQDSVHVGHISGLKKFTEYFTSVLCFTTPGDGPRSPPQRLRTHEDTPGAVGHLSFTDILDTSLKVSWKEPQEKNGILTGYRISWEEFNRTNTRVTHYLPNLTQEYKVTGLTALTTYTIQVAAMTSKGQGQLSASTISSGVPPELPGPPTNLAISNIGPRSVTLQFKPGYDGKTSISRWQVEAQIGIIGENEEWLMVHQLSNEPDARSLEVLDLNPYTFYRFRMRQVNIVGTSPPSQPSRKIETLQAPPDISPANVTLRTASETSLWLRWVPLPEWEYNGNPDLVGYRIQYSKAGSKGGVLSHVIMDRLEREFTIEDLEEWTEYEVRVQAINGIGSGPWSPPVHGRTRESVPSSGPTNVSAFATTSSSILVRWGEVPEADRNGLILGYKVMYKEKDSDLAPNSWAVEGNTSHSVQLTGLGKYVLYEIQVLAFTRIGDGRSSSPFILERTLDDVPGPPVGILFPEVRTTSVRLIWQPPAQPNGIILAYQITFRRNSSNGNAATVDVLSPSARQYTAAGLKPELVYVFRLTAQTRKGWGEAAEALVVTTEKRARPQPTSCPVVPQEEVQARRVLLSWEPGSDGLSPVRYYTVQYRELPDSNWTVHSASVSHETHSYILDRLKPFTSYQFRVKATNDIGDSEYSQESEAITTLQDAPDKAPTILSVTPHTTTSVLVRWQPPSEDHINGVLLGFRVRYRELHYDRIRSFTVRTVNSPSPKWADLTAPYSIRNLSESSLTQYELDNLSKHKRYEIRLSVYNAVGEGPSSVPQEVFVGEAVPTSPPQNVVIQSSTATQLDVTWDPPPLDAQNGDIQGYKIYFWEFQLQNETERLRTLFLPELGVKLKNLTGYTTYMISVAAFNAAGDGPRSLPTRGRTQQAAPSAPAFIHFSELTTTSVNVSWGEPKRANGIIEGYRLVYEPCTAVDGVSKIVTVDVKGSAPLWMKIKDLADGVTYNFRVRAKTLTYGPEVEANITTGPGEGAPGPPGEPFISRYGAALTLHWTSGDQGRAPITRYVIEARPSDEGLWDILIKDIPREVTSYTLNLDMLREGVTYDFRVIAVNDYGYGSPSAPSPSISAQKVSPFYEEWWFLVVIALVGLIFILLLVFILIIRGQSKKYTKKTDSVSSSCSSPGNHSNCTALPLNHGDMVRLDEGRFTALELNNRRLSVKNSFCRKNGIYTRSPPRPSPGSLHYSDEDVSTKYNDLIPAESSSLTEKPSEISDSQGSDSEYEMDQSRQKTHSFVNHYISDPTYYNSWRRQQKGVSRPPAYGYSQPEPLVEQESRQQPPPVPPLPPLIPQGAPSPQPQVQGQGQGQGTLFRSKGSRTPTPSLLSSEPPSQHSTLYRPPSSLGCAAQPPTAGFSSFV, encoded by the exons TGCCATCACGCTGGAGAACACTCTGGTCATCCTGTCCACCGTGGCGCCTGATGCGGGACGTTACTACGCCCAGGCAGTCAATGACAAGAACGGGGAGAACAAAACCAGTCAGCCTGTCACACTCACAGTGGAGA ATATAGGGGGACCCGCGGACCCCATTGCCCCGTCCATCATCGTCCCCCCTAAGAACACCAGCGTAACCATGGGGAGAAACGAGGCAATCATGGAGTGCGTTGCCAACGCGAG ACCCCTCGTCAAAATGAGTATTACCTGGAGGAAGGACGGGGTGGTGGTCAACACGGGGATACGAGATTTTGGCCGTAGATTAGTCATCAGTTTGCCTACAGTCGGACATAGCGGCTATTACGAGTGTGAGGCATCTCTCCGCAGCAGCAGCGTCCCCTCCGTCACAGCCGGGGCCTTCCTGCACGTCCTTG AGTATCCTTTGTTTGTGAAAGAGCCACCGAGTCACATTAGCGCAGAGATGGAGAAGGTGGTGGACATCCCCTGTCAGGCACGAG GCACACCACAGCCAGACATCGTGTGGTATAAAGATGCAGTGCCCATCAGCCCAATAAAAATCCCCAGGTACAGGGTGTTGGTTGGAGGCAGTCTACAGATAAATGGTCTCTTGCCAGATGACACAGGGATGTTTCAGTGCTTTGCCAGTAATCTCGCAGGAGAAATCCAGACAAACACCTACCTGGCTGTAACAA GTATCGCTCCTAACATCACGGCTGGGCCCTCTGACAGCGCCGTGATTGACGGCATGTCAGTCATTCTGAACTGCGAGACCTCCGGAGCTCCTCGACCAGCCATTACCTGGCAAAAAG GTGAACGCGTCTTAGCCAGTGGCTCGGTCCAGCTGCCCAGGTTCACCCTTTTGGAATCTGGCAGCTTGCTAATCAGTCCCTCCCACCTGTCTGACGCTGGCACCTACACCTGCATGGCTAGTAATTCCAGGGGCATCGATGAAGCCTCAGCTGACCTGCTTGTCTGGG CTCGTACTCGCATCACAAAACCACCGCAAGACCAGAGCGTCATCAAAGGAACCAAGGCCGTTATGACCTGCGGCGTGACCCATGACTCCAGCGTCACCATCAG ATACATCTGGGAGAAGAGCGGCTCTGTAATCGACGTGAGCACCTCGCCCCGCCTGCGGCTGGATCCCGACGGGACGCTGCACATCTCCCAGACGTGGTCGGGTGACATCGGAACATACACCTGCAGGGTAACCTCAGTGGGTGGCAACGACTCCCGTAGCGCTCACCTCCGAGTCAG GCAGCTGCCCCATGCTCCAGAAAACCCAGTATCAGCTTTGAGCACCACAGAGAAGAGGACCATCAACCTCACATGGGCCCAGGCTTTTGATGGCAACAGCCCCCTGATCCGCTATATCCTGGAGGTCTCGGAGAACA ATGCTCCTTGGACGGTGCTGCTGGCCAACATAGAACCAGAATCCACCGGGGTCACAGTCGGTGGTCTCATCCCGGCTCGCTCGTACCAGTTCCGCCTGTGCGCCGTCAACGACGTGGGCAGAGGACAATTCAGCAAAGAGACTGACCG TTTAACCCTCCCCGAAGAGCCTCCGAGCGCCCCACCTCAGACGGTCATCGCCAGCGGTCGCACCAATCAGTCCATCATGATCCAATGGCAGCCCCCCCCAGAGAACCACCAGAATGGTCCACTCCAGGGTTACATGATCAG GTACTGTCTGTCGGGGCTTCCAGTTGACTGCCAGATGAAAAACATCACCAGCCAGGACCAGACCAGTCTGCTCCTGGAGGACCTCATCATCTGGACCAACTATGAGATTGAGGTTGCAGCTTATAATGGAGCTGGCAGGGGCACCTACAGTCACAAAGTCACAGAGTGGACGCTGCAAGGAG TGCCCACTGTGCCACCAGGAAATGTGAAAGCTGAGCCTGTCAACTCCACCACCGTGCGTTTTACCTGGAGTGCCCCAAGCCCTCAGTTTATCAATGGAATCAACCAGGGATACAAG CTCTTGGCTTGGGAACCTGGTCATGCAAACAAGGTCACCGTGGTTACGGTACGCCCCAACTTCCAGGACAGCGTTCATGTCGGTCACATCTCCGGCCTCAAAAAGTTCACAGAATACTTCACGTCAGTTTTGTGTTTCACTACCCCCGGAGACGGCCCACGCAGCCCTCCGCAGCGTTTACGCACCCATGAGGATA CCCCTGGTGCTGTAGGACACCTCAGCTTCACTGACATCCTGGACACCTCACTAAAAGTCAGCTGGAAGGAGCCGCAGGAGAAAAACGGCATTCTCACAG GCTATCGAATCTCCTGGGAGGAGTTCAACAGGACCAATACTCGTGTTACTCATTATTTGCCAAACTTGACTCAGGAATATAAGGTGACGGGGCTCACCGCCCTCACCACATACACCATCCAGGTAGCAGCCATGACCTCCAAGGGCCAAGGTCAGCTGTCCGCCTCCACCATTTCCTCCGGTGTCCCACCAG AGTTACCCGGACCTCCAACCAACTTAGCCATCTCCAACATTGGCCCTCGCTCCGTCACTCTGCAGTTCAAACCTGGTTATGATGGCAAGACCTCCATCTCCAGGTGGCAGGTCGAAGCTCAG ATCGGTATTATAGGAGAGAACGAGGAATGGTTGATGGTTCATCAGCTGTCTAATGAACCTGATGCCAGATCGCTGGAGGTCCTGGACCTGAACCCCTATACATTCTACAG GTTCCGAATGCGTCAGGTGAATATTGTCGGCACCAGTCCTCCCAGTCAGCCCTCCAGGAAGATCGAAACCCTGCAGGCCCCTCCTGACATCTCCCCCGCCAACGTCACCTTACGCACGGCCAGCGAGACCAGCCTGTGGCTTCGCTGGGTG CCTCTTCCAGAGTGGGAGTACAACGGGAATCCCGATCTTGTTGGCTACCGGATTCAGTACTCCAAAGCCGGATCTAAAGGAGGCGTCCTCTCTCATGTCATCATGGACCGGCTGGAGAGGGAGTTCACCATTGAGGACCTGGAGGAGTGGACGGAGTATGAGGTCAGAGTTCAGGCCATCAATGGCATCGGCTCTGGGCCCTGGAGCCCGCCGGTCCACGGCAGGACCAGGGAGTCTG TGCCCTCCAGCGGCCCCACCAATGTGTCTGCTTTCGCAACCACCTCTAGCAGCATCCTGGTGCGGTGGGGGGAAGTCCCAGAAGCTGATCGCAATGGACTCATATTGGGATACAAG GTCATGTATAAGGAGAAGGACTCAGACTTGGCTCCCAACTCCTGGGCTGTGGAGGGAAACACCAGCCACAGCGTCCAGCTGACTGGTCTGGGCAAGTACGTCCTGTATGAGATCCAGGTGCTGGCCTTCACACGCATAGGAGACGGGAGGAGCAGCTCGCCATTCATCCTCGAGAGGACCCTGGATGATG TGCCGGGCCCTCCAGTTGGTATCCTCTTCCCAGAAGTCAGAACTACATCAGTCAGGCTCATATGGCAACCTCCTGCACAGCCTAATGGTATTATCCTGG CCTATCAGATCACATTCAGGAGGAATTCTTCAAACGGCAACGCCGCCACTGTGGACGTGCTGAGCCCCAGTGCGCGACAGTACACAGCAGCTGGACTGAAACCTGAATTGGTTTATGTGTTTCGCCTCACCGCTCAAACACGCAAGGGCTGGGGGGAGGCTGCTGAGGCTTTGGTGgtcacaacagaaaaaagag CGCGACCACAACCGACAAGCTGCCCCGTCGTGCCGCAGGAGGAAGTCCAGGCTCGCAGAGTGCTGCTGTCATGGGAACCAGGCAGTGATGGCTTGTCCCCAGTTCGGTATTATACAGTCCAGTACAGAGAGCTGCCAGACAGCAACTGGACTGTTCATTCTGCATCAGTCAGCCATGAGACACACTCCTACATCCTGGACAG gttaaagCCGTTCACTTCTTACCAGTTTCGAGTAAAAGCCACAAATGACATTGGGGACAGTGAATACAGCCAGGAGAGCGAGGCCATCACGACGCTGCAGGATG CTCCAGATAAAGCCCCGACAATTCTGTCCGTTACACCTCACACCACCACGTCCGTGCTGGTCCGCTGGCAG CCTCCCTCTGAGGATCACATCAATGGAGTCCTGTTGGGGTTCAGGGTCAGATATCGAGAGTTACACTATGACCGGATTCGCAGCTTCACTGTCCGCACAGTTAACAGTCCGTCTCCCAAATGGGCTGATCTTACTG CTCCTTACAGCATCAGGAACTTAAGTGAATCCTCACTCACTCAGTACGAACTGGATA ATTTGAGTAAACACAAACGTTACGAGATCCGACTGAGCGTGTACAATGCTGTGGGGGAGGGTCCCAGCAGTGTgccacaggaagtgtttgtcgGAGAGGCAG TTCCAACTTCCCCTCCCCAAAATGTGGTCATCCAATCCTCAACCGCCACTCAGCTGGATGTCACATGGGACCCTCCTCCTCTGGATGCTCAGAATGGGGACATACAAGGCTACAAG ATCTATTTCTGGGAGTTTCAGCTCCAGAACGAGACGGAGCGCCTGCGTACTCTGTTCCTGCCGGAGCTCggggtgaagctgaagaacctgACGGGTTACACCACCTAcatgatcagtgtggctgcctTCAATGCTGCAGGGGATGGGCCGCGCTCCCTGCCCACTAGAGGGCGCACTCAGCAAGCAG CACCGAGCGCTCCCGCCTTCATCCACTTCAGTGAGTTGACCACGACTTCAGTCAACGTGTCCTGGGGGGAGCCCAAGCGAGCCAACGGCATCATCGAGGGTTACCGCCTAGTTTACGAGCCCTGCACTGCAGTAGATG GTGTCAGTAAGATAGTGACGGTGGATGTGAAGGGCAGCGCCCCCCTGTGGATGAAGATCAAAGACCTGGCTGATGGCGTCACCTATAACTTCCGCGTCCGGGCCAAGACCCTTACTTACGGGCCCGAGGTAGAGGCCAACATCACCACCGGCCCTGGAGAAG GAGCCCCCGGTCCTCCTGGAGAGCCCTTTATTTCTCGGTACGGTGCTGCCCTCACACTGCATTGGACCAGCGGTGATCAGGGGCGTGCACCCATCACACGATACGTCATCGAGGCCAGACCCTCTG ATGAAGGTTTGTGGGACATCCTCATCAAAGACATCCCTAGAGAAGTGACATCCTACACCCTTAACCTAGACATGCTAAGAGAAGGGGTCACCTATGACTTTCGGGTCATTGCGGTCAATGACTATGGCTATGGGTCGCCCAGTGCCCCTTCCCCCTCTATATCAG CCCAGAAAGTGTCACCATTCTATGAGGAATGGTGGTTCCTGGTCGTGATTGCTCTGGTGggcctcatcttcatcctccttcttgttttcatcctcatcatccgaGGCCAGAgtaaaaaatacactaaaaaaaCAGATTCAG TGTCATCCTCATGCTCCTCTCCAGGCAACCACTCCAACTGCACCGCTCTGCCTCTGAACCACGGAGACATGGTGCGCCTCGACGAGGGTCGCTTCACGGCCCTGGAGCTCAACAACCGACGCCTCTCGGTGAAGAACTCTTTCTGTCGCAAGAACGGCATCTACACACG GTCTCCACCAAGACCCAGTCCTGGAAGTCTTCACTACTCTGATGAAGATGTCAGCACAAAGTACAATGACCTGATCCCAGCAGAGAGCAGCAGCCTTACTGAGAAACCCTCTGAGATATCTGACTCTCAG GGCAGCGACAGTGAATACGAGATGGACCAGAGCCGGCAGAAGACACACTCCTTCGTCAACCACTACATCAGCGATCCTACGTACTACAACTCCTGGCGGCGGCAGCAGAAGGGCGTCTCTCGCCCGCCGGCTTACGGCTACTCCCAACCGGAACCTCTGGTGGAGCAGGAGTCCCGGCAGCAGCCCCCACCCGTGCCCCCTCTGCCCCCTCTCATTCCACAGGGCGCCCCGTCCCCACAGCCCCAGGTCCAGGGCCAGGGCCAGGGCCAGGGCACCCTGTTTAGGTCTAAGGGAAGCCGGACTCCTACCCCATCCTTGCTGTCATCTGAACCCCCCAGCCAGCACAGCACCCTATACCGGCCCCCCAGCAGCCTGGGATGTGCCGCCCAACCCCCTACCGCTGGCTTCTCCTCTTTCGTTTGA